A genomic stretch from Salvia splendens isolate huo1 unplaced genomic scaffold, SspV2 ctg1174, whole genome shotgun sequence includes:
- the LOC121788896 gene encoding zinc finger protein CONSTANS-LIKE 2-like: protein MAASVPHNHCFDYPADFCLLPNDGETSSNMFNSNMQLLQLPLLSYDVNSPVSVASFPDVQFGLASDYMVVPQMETGFRDFSASDYNQSQVFDSGSEECSGSVWPPYNPSLAENWGIQGKDATMVEESDQVKVGRYSAEERKDRIVRYLKKRNQRNFNKTIKYACRKTLADKRVRVRGRFAKNNEAEILMDAQQNNSFHQDDEDYWLQAAMDNLANFPYLAT, encoded by the exons atGGCTGCTTCAGTCCCTCACAACCACTGCTTCGATTACCCTGCAGATTTCTGCCTTCTCCCTAATGACGGAGAAACCTCCTCAAACATGTTCAACTCCAACATGCAGCTGCTGCAGCTTCCGTTGCTGAGCTACGATGTCAATTCCCCGGTTTCAGTAGCGTCTTTTCCCGACGTCCAATTTGGCCTTGCTTCGGATTATATGGTCGTTCCTCAGATGGAGACCGGGTTTCGTGATTTCTCCGCCTCTGATTACAATCAGAGCCAAGTTTTCGATTCCGGATCGGAAGAGTGCAGTGGATCAGTTTGGCCACCTTACAATCCCTCGCTTGCTGAAAATTGG gGGATACAAGGGAAAGATGCGACAATGGTGGAGGAGAGCGATCAGGTGAAGGTGGGGAGATATTCAGCTGAAGAAAGGAAGGACAGAATTGTCAGATActtgaagaaaagaaaccagaGAAATTTTAACAAGACCATCAAG TATGCGTGTCGTAAAACCCTAGCAGACAAGCGTGTCCGAGTTCGTGGGAGATTTGCCAAGAAcaatgaagctgaaatattGATGGACGCACAACAAAACAATTCATTTCACCAAGATGATGAGGACTATTGGCTGCAAGCGGCCATGGACAATCTTGCCAACTTTCCTTATTTAGCCACCTAG
- the LOC121788893 gene encoding uncharacterized protein At4g15545-like produces MANGGEDGGRPDFDLPEEILSVIPTDPYDQLDLARKITSMAIASRVTKLETEAGSFRQKLQEKDRLIQQLEDKVAQLDGAYQDAEFRLKITREDNMKLLKERDSLAVTAKKLSRDLAKQEAFRRQLMQSLNEETSTSETVDIGTYDQSVPRVYATNDDSNGYMKHNSYSGSTDNASTTDEVSTQAGKKFSLTPYITPRFTPTGTPKVISSSVSPRRYSAATSPQKTSGTTSPSANYDGKGSYSSWFPSSQQSSAANSPPRGRPLPGRTPRIDGKEFFRQARSQLSLEQFSAFLANIKELNAQRQSREETLRKAEEIFGTDNKDLFISFQGLLNRNAH; encoded by the exons ATGGCGAACGGCGGAGAGGACGGTGGTCGGCCGGATTTCGATCTTCCCGAAGAGATATTATCGGTGATCCCCACAGACCCCTACGATCAGCTGGATCTGGCGCGTAAGATCACGTCCATGGCGATCGCGTCGCGCGTCACCAAGCTCGAGACCGAGGCCGGTAGCTTCCGCCAAAAGCTTCAAGAGAAGGACCGCCTTATTCAGCAGCTTGAGGATAAGGTCGCGCAACTCGACGGCGCCTATCAGGACGCCGAGTTCCGCTTGAAAATTACGCGCGAAGATAAT ATGAAACTATTGAAGGAAAGAGATTCATTGGCTGTGACAGCAAAGAAGCTCAGTCGTGACTTGGCCAAG CAAGAGGCGTTTAGGAGGCAACTCATGCAGTCATTAAATGAAGAAACTTCAACA TCAGAAACTGTTGACATTGGAACTTATGACCAATCAGTGCCCAGGGTTTACGCCACAAATG ATGATTCAAATGGCTATATGAAACATAATTCTTATAGCGGTTCAACTGACAATGCGAGCACAACTGATGAAG TTTCTACACAAGCtgggaaaaagttctctcttaCACCCTACATAACTCCTCGTTTCACTCCTACTGGAACTCCAAAGGTGATTTCCTCTAGTGTATCCCCGAGAAGGTACTCAGCTGCTACCTCTCCTCAGAAAACCTCTGGTACTACTTCTCCTTCTGCGAACTATGACGGAAAAGGATCCTATTCGTCTTGGTTTCCTTCCAGCCAGCAGTCGTCAGCAGCCAACTCTCCTCCTCGGGGACGCCCACTGCCAG GTCGTACTCCTCGAATCGATGGTAAAGAGTTCTTCCGTCAAGCAAG GAGTCAGTTATCACTTGAGCAATTCAGCGCATTTCTGGCAAATATAAAGGAATTAAATGCGCAAAGGCAGTCGCGGGAAGAGACACTGAGAAAGGCGGAAGAGATTTTCGGGACAGACAATAAGGATCTATTTATATCATTTCAAGGGTTGCTAAACCGCAACGCTCACTAA